The sequence ACTTGGCGCTGGCCTGATGCGGCCATGCTGGTCATTTCTTGCCTGCGCTCACGCTCCGAACCGGCTTCACGGTGCGAGCTTTCGGCTTCACCTCAGTCTCGGCCTTGGACAATTCGTCCAACCGATCACTCAGCCGCCGCGTTTCAAGCAGGCTCGTTTCCATCAGTTTACGGTTGCTGGCGATCAGATCAGCCAGAACACCCATGATGGCCACAAGCACGCCGAGTACGAGCAGGGATCCGCCTATTACCAGAGACTGGATATGACCTTCGCCTGCACCATTCAGATAAAACCAGATGAAGCGCAGGATCGGGATCGCGCCGATTAAGGCCATGATCAGGCCAGTGCCGACGAAGGCACGCAGCGGGTTATAGGTCGTATAAGCACGCGCCATGGTGATGCCGGTGTGCATGATAAAGCGCGGCACACTGCGGAACAGCCGCGAGGGGCGCGGGGTTTCATGCGTGCGGATTGGCACGCTGGTGATGGCTAGGCGTTTGCGGCCCGCCTGGATCAGCATATCAGTGGTGTAGCTGAATTCGGTGGTGATATTGATCCGCTGGGCTACATCGCGGCTCATGGCGCGGAAGCCGCTGACAGCATCGGTTATGTCGGTGTTAGAGAGCTTGCGAACAACGGAACTGCCGATGCGCTGGAGGCGGCGCTTCAAGGGTGAGAAATGCGCGTTCTTTGCCACGCCGCGGTCGCCCACGACTATATCAGCCTCACCTTTGACGATTGGTTCAACCAGCAGCGCGATGTCCGCGCCTTCATATTGGCCGTCTGCATCTGTGTTCACGATGATGTCTGCGCCAGCCTTTAGCGAAGCGGCAAGTCCGGTCTGGAATGCCGCTGCAAGGCCGCGATTACCCGCATGATGCACAACATGCTGGACACCGGCCGCACGGGCGACCTGCGCGGTGGCATCGCTGCTGCCGTCGTCGATAACGAGCACTTCAATCTCGTCCACACCGTCAATCTGCCGGGGCAGTGCGACGATCGTCTGAAGCAGCGTTTCCGCCTCATTCAAACACGGTATCTGGATAATCAGTTTGGTCATGGGCCCCCGGGGCGAATTTATTGGCGCGTGTGCACCCTATGTCGGTCCTAACCACTAAGGAACCGTTAACCATAGTTACCGGGCGATGATACGCGCGCCAATTGCCTTCGCTGCTGTGATGGCCGATAGGCGCATTGCACCCAACGCAGGGTGTTAGTTTTTCCCCGCAAGCTGAGGCCAATTTTGCATCAATCGGACCGTTCAGGACTGCTGTTTGCCTTGGCCGGCTTTTCGATCCTGTCGCTGGGCGACGGAGTGATCAAAAGCATGGCGGGTGAATGGCCAGCCACCGGCGTGGCGGCTCTGCGCTATGCGATTGGCGCAGCAGGTCTCGCTATCATCTTGCTGATAAAGGAGGGCCGTGCAGGTTTCGTCTTCCCGCATCCGGTTGCGCAGTTGATGCGCGGTGTGGGCATGGGTGTGGCAACTGTGTCCTTCTTCAGTGCAGCATTCTTGATGCCATTGGCAACGGCGACCGCCATCGCATTTACGGCTCCAATGATAACCGCGATCCTCTCACGTTTCATTTTGGGAGAGCCGGCACCGCGCGCGACTTGGCTCGCCTCCATCGCCGCTTTGGTTGGCGTGCTGATTATGTTGAGACCCAGCTTCGCCGATATTGGCTGGCCTGCATTGCTCCCGCTTCTCGCTTCGGTTGGTTTCAGCATTTCGATCATCGGCAACCGCATGGTCGCCGGGCTGGGCAGCACGCTGTCGATGCAAGTGATCGTGGCCAGTATCGCAGCGGTCTTTTTGGTCTGTGCCGCATCACTTGGGTCGGTCAGCGGCATTCCGCAGCTGGCAGTGACGGTGCCGGATTGGACGATATTGGCCCGCTGTGCGCTGGTGGCAGTTACCGCGAGCAGTGCGCATTGGCTGGTCTATATCGCCACTACCAAGGCTGGAGCGGCAACGATTGTCCCGATGACCTATGTTCAGTTGCTCGTCGCTGCCATGCTCGGAATCATGTTCTTTGAGGACGTTCCAGATGCGATGACGCTGCTGGGTGCGTCAATCATCATCGGCGCAGGGCTGTATCTATGGCGCGAGGGCGGACAGCAACGCCGCGCGAATATGGCTGCCAATAGCTGAAACGAAAAAGGGCCGCCCGAAGGCAGCCCTTTGAAACCATTTAGATGCCGAGTGGCTTAGCCGTCGACGTGTTCCGCCAGAACCGTAAGCCCATTGTTACCCACTTCGGCAAAACCGCCGCGGATTTCGATGACTTCGGGCGCGCCGCCTTCGGTCTTGAAGACTTGCACAGCGCCGTCGCGGATCGTTGACATGAAAGGCGCGTGGCCCTCAAGCACACCGAACTCGCCTTCCGCACCGGGAACGACCACCATGTGGACATCTTCGGAGCGGACCAGCTTGGCCGGTGTTACGAGTTCGAAGTGAAGTGCCATTTTGATTACTTTCTTTCGATACGTGCAACGGTAATGATAGCTTGGATACCGGCGCCATCATTGAGGACGACTTGCGGGCCGTCGACCATCGCATAGTATGTCGGTTTCAAGGGGTCTGTCCCGAGTGAAAAAGCTTCGCGCATTAAGCCGCCTTGAGTTCCGCTTCGCGTTTTATCTGGTATCCAGGCCTTTGTTTTGAACAGTTCACCTGAGAAGTTCAGTCTTGTCCTTAGCGGATTTTTTGCATCCGAAAGAGTAACTTTGCACACGTTCAATCTGGCTTGCGAAGTAATCCAGACGACACCCTCATCAGATTCGATCATCGCGTAAGTCGGGGCCTTGAAAAGCTGGCTAGCCATCAACTTTACATCCGCCGGAGGATCGTCGCGGATAATGATCTTGTCCTGAGCCAGTAGTTCGGCTTTCTCATTCTCCAAGTATGAACCCTGAGAAACTTGCATCATACATGCACGAAATCCGCGTTCGAGTGCCGATATCTCGATTGGCGCTGCCTCCTGCGATGCTGCCTGAGGTAATAGCGCTGCGGCTATAGCGATTGGCAGGCTCGCGAAGGAGCCCATTAGGCGTCCTCAGCCATCTTGGCGGCTTTTTCTACTACGTCAGCGATGCCGCCGACCATGTAGAACGCTTGCTCTGGGAGGTGATCATATTCGCCGTCCACAACCGCCTTGAACGAAGCGACTGTGTCTTCGAGCTGGACGAACACGCCGCTGATTCCGGTGAAGACTTCCGCAACGTGGAATGGCTGCGAAAGGAACTTCTGGATTTTACGCGCACGCTGAACGGTCAGCTTATCTTCTTCAGATAGCTCGTCCATGCCGAGAATTGCGATGATGTCCTGCAGCGACTTGTACTTCTGCAGTGTTTCCTGAACCTTACGGGCCGTTTCGTAATGCTCTTCACCGACAACGCGTGGTTCGAGAACGCGCGATGTCGAATCGAGCGGATCAACCGCCGGGTAAATGCCCAGCTCCGAAATCGCGCGGTTCAGCGTGGTCGTTGCGTCCAAGTGGGCGAACGATGTGGCTGGCGCCGGATCGGTAAGGTCATCTGCGGGAACGTAAATCGCCTGCACCGAGGTAATCGAACCCTTGTTGGTGGAGGTAATGCGTTCTTGCAGGTTACCCATGTCGGTCGACAGGGTTGGCTGATAACCCACGGCCGAAGGAATACGGCCCAGCAGCGCGGACACTTCGGAACCGGCCTGCGTGAAGCGGAAGATGTTATCGACGAAGAACAGAACGTCCTGACCTTCTTCATCGCGGAAATATTCCGCCATGGTGAGGCCCGACAGAGCAACACGGGCACGTGCGCCAGGAGGCTCGTTCATCTGAC comes from Altererythrobacter sp. ZODW24 and encodes:
- a CDS encoding glycosyltransferase family 2 protein, which produces MTKLIIQIPCLNEAETLLQTIVALPRQIDGVDEIEVLVIDDGSSDATAQVARAAGVQHVVHHAGNRGLAAAFQTGLAASLKAGADIIVNTDADGQYEGADIALLVEPIVKGEADIVVGDRGVAKNAHFSPLKRRLQRIGSSVVRKLSNTDITDAVSGFRAMSRDVAQRINITTEFSYTTDMLIQAGRKRLAITSVPIRTHETPRPSRLFRSVPRFIMHTGITMARAYTTYNPLRAFVGTGLIMALIGAIPILRFIWFYLNGAGEGHIQSLVIGGSLLVLGVLVAIMGVLADLIASNRKLMETSLLETRRLSDRLDELSKAETEVKPKARTVKPVRSVSAGKK
- a CDS encoding DMT family transporter — encoded protein: MLVFPRKLRPILHQSDRSGLLFALAGFSILSLGDGVIKSMAGEWPATGVAALRYAIGAAGLAIILLIKEGRAGFVFPHPVAQLMRGVGMGVATVSFFSAAFLMPLATATAIAFTAPMITAILSRFILGEPAPRATWLASIAALVGVLIMLRPSFADIGWPALLPLLASVGFSISIIGNRMVAGLGSTLSMQVIVASIAAVFLVCAASLGSVSGIPQLAVTVPDWTILARCALVAVTASSAHWLVYIATTKAGAATIVPMTYVQLLVAAMLGIMFFEDVPDAMTLLGASIIIGAGLYLWREGGQQRRANMAANS
- a CDS encoding ATP synthase F1 subunit epsilon, with protein sequence MALHFELVTPAKLVRSEDVHMVVVPGAEGEFGVLEGHAPFMSTIRDGAVQVFKTEGGAPEVIEIRGGFAEVGNNGLTVLAEHVDG
- the atpD gene encoding F0F1 ATP synthase subunit beta; translated protein: MATAPALNKTTNGTIAQIIGAVVDVAFPGELPAILSALETKNGDNTLVLEVAQHLGENTVRTIAMDATEGLTRGQEVISTGSQISVPVGPKTLGRIMNVVGEPIDMLGPVGAEKSMPIHAEAPPFVDQSTESAILVTGIKVIDLLAPYAKGGKIGLFGGAGVGKTVLIQELINNIAKGHGGVSVFAGVGERTREGNDLYHEFLDAGVIMKDADGVATSDGSKVALVFGQMNEPPGARARVALSGLTMAEYFRDEEGQDVLFFVDNIFRFTQAGSEVSALLGRIPSAVGYQPTLSTDMGNLQERITSTNKGSITSVQAIYVPADDLTDPAPATSFAHLDATTTLNRAISELGIYPAVDPLDSTSRVLEPRVVGEEHYETARKVQETLQKYKSLQDIIAILGMDELSEEDKLTVQRARKIQKFLSQPFHVAEVFTGISGVFVQLEDTVASFKAVVDGEYDHLPEQAFYMVGGIADVVEKAAKMAEDA